In Pseudomonadota bacterium, the following are encoded in one genomic region:
- the flhA gene encoding flagellar biosynthesis protein FlhA: MPNVPWRETATTVGQGLGAPILVVAILAMMVMPLPPFALDLFFTFNIAFSLIILLVVVYVMRPLEFGAFPTVLLVATLMRLALNIASTRVVLLEGHSGSQAAGKVIESFGNFVIGGNYAVGLVVFAILVIINFVVVTKGAGRISEVSARFTLDALPGKQMAIDADLNAGLINQEEARTRRVEVAAEAEFYGAMDGSSKFVRGDAIAGIVILFINIIGGLFIGTLQHGLDFGTAVENYVLLTIGDGLVAQIPSLVLSTAAAVIITRVSKSGDMGKQMVGQLFDNPRPLIVTAAILLGVGVVPGMPNFAFLSLGVLAAAGAGWLHYKRTRVPAVSETPVDAPADGDAVESRDLSWDDVKAVDVVGLEVGYGLIPLVDKAQGGQLMNRIKGVRKKLSQELGFLVQPVHIADNLGLAPNAYRISVLGVAVGEAEIHPGKHLAINPGTVYGELDGIVGEDPAFGLPAVWIDDDQRDLAQVRGYTVVDASTVVATHLSKLLKENAHKLLGHDEAQQLLDKLAESAPRLVDGLVPDEVPLSVVVRVLQSLLEESVPIRDMRTITEILSANTQLAKDPTALLAHVREGLGRLIVQQVSDKRGDLPIVTLTPAMEQMLLKVQGGDGQPGTGLEPGLAEHLYQQLRTVAETQESRGAPTVLAVAPALRPVLARLLRQAVRSVNVLAFNEIPDEWNVEIVASVGG; this comes from the coding sequence ATGCCGAACGTACCCTGGCGCGAAACCGCGACCACCGTGGGGCAGGGGCTGGGGGCGCCGATCCTGGTCGTCGCTATCCTCGCAATGATGGTGATGCCGTTGCCGCCGTTCGCGCTGGACCTGTTCTTCACGTTCAACATCGCGTTCTCGCTGATCATCCTGCTGGTGGTTGTCTACGTGATGCGCCCGCTCGAGTTCGGCGCCTTCCCAACCGTCCTGCTGGTTGCAACCCTGATGCGCCTGGCGTTGAACATCGCCTCGACCCGGGTGGTACTGCTCGAGGGACACAGTGGTTCCCAGGCAGCCGGCAAGGTCATCGAGTCCTTCGGCAACTTCGTGATCGGTGGCAACTACGCCGTGGGTCTGGTGGTTTTCGCGATCCTCGTCATCATCAACTTCGTGGTGGTGACCAAGGGTGCAGGCCGGATCTCGGAGGTGTCAGCGCGGTTCACGCTCGATGCGTTGCCCGGCAAGCAGATGGCCATCGACGCGGACCTGAACGCCGGGTTGATCAACCAGGAGGAAGCGCGCACCCGACGTGTCGAGGTCGCCGCGGAGGCGGAGTTCTACGGCGCGATGGACGGCTCGAGCAAGTTCGTGCGCGGTGATGCCATTGCCGGCATCGTGATTCTGTTCATCAACATCATCGGTGGCCTGTTCATTGGCACCTTGCAACACGGGCTCGATTTCGGCACCGCAGTCGAGAACTACGTGCTGTTGACCATCGGCGATGGCCTGGTGGCACAAATTCCCTCGCTCGTGCTCTCGACCGCTGCCGCGGTGATCATCACTCGGGTGTCGAAGTCGGGTGACATGGGCAAGCAGATGGTCGGCCAGCTCTTCGACAACCCGCGTCCGCTGATCGTGACCGCGGCCATCCTGCTGGGGGTCGGTGTGGTGCCCGGCATGCCCAATTTCGCCTTTCTGAGTCTCGGCGTGCTCGCCGCCGCCGGGGCCGGTTGGTTGCACTACAAACGGACCCGCGTGCCGGCGGTGAGCGAAACGCCGGTGGATGCCCCGGCCGACGGCGACGCTGTGGAGTCGCGCGATCTGTCGTGGGACGACGTGAAAGCGGTTGATGTGGTCGGCCTCGAAGTGGGCTACGGGCTGATTCCACTGGTGGACAAGGCCCAGGGTGGGCAGTTGATGAACCGCATCAAAGGGGTTCGAAAGAAGCTCTCGCAGGAACTCGGGTTTCTGGTCCAGCCGGTGCACATCGCCGACAACCTCGGCCTGGCGCCAAACGCTTATCGGATATCCGTACTTGGCGTCGCGGTCGGGGAGGCCGAGATCCACCCCGGCAAGCACCTCGCGATCAACCCCGGCACGGTGTACGGCGAACTCGACGGCATCGTCGGCGAGGACCCGGCCTTTGGCTTGCCTGCCGTGTGGATCGACGACGACCAACGGGATCTCGCGCAGGTGCGTGGCTACACCGTGGTGGACGCCAGCACGGTCGTGGCAACCCACCTCAGCAAGTTGCTCAAGGAGAACGCCCACAAGTTGCTCGGCCACGATGAAGCGCAGCAGTTGCTCGACAAACTCGCCGAATCGGCGCCGCGCCTTGTCGACGGGTTGGTGCCCGACGAGGTGCCGCTGTCCGTCGTGGTGCGTGTGCTGCAAAGCCTGCTCGAGGAGTCTGTGCCGATCCGCGACATGCGCACGATTACCGAGATCCTGAGCGCCAACACGCAACTCGCCAAAGATCCGACGGCGTTGCTTGCCCATGTCCGCGAAGGTCTAGGTCGCCTGATTGTCCAGCAAGTGTCTGATAAAAGGGGAGATTTGCCTATCGTGACGCTGACGCCGGCCATGGAACAGATGTTGCTGAAAGTACAGGGTGGCGACGGTCAGCCAGGCACGGGTCTGGAGCCGGGCTTGGCTGAACACCTGTATCAGCAGCTCCGCACTGTCGCCGAAACTCAGGAATCCCGTGGTGCGCCCACGGTGTTGGCTGTGGCACCGGCCCTCCGGCCCGTGCTGGCCCGTTTGCTCCGGCAGGCGGTGCGTTCGGTCAACGTGCTGGCGTTCAATGAGATTCCCGACGAGTGGAATGTAGAAATCGTTGCGAGTGTCGGGGGGTGA
- a CDS encoding putative Ig domain-containing protein, translated as MTRLHKALITLGVLGLAVASQLANAVIPPGRFVNDLPECSGALFESLMEIDHDTGDLQDLIDNNALMARCTTAPAVDPGDAFGHRVRVLAGTVNFESPHGHPLDLTPDGRQLLAVNTAGHRLEVFSVSALGLSQRLSVPVGLDPVSVRARSNSEAWVVNRISDSISVVDLDTGDVVRTLTTGNEPADVVFSTARGRAFVSIADANQIEVYDLADLDTAPRRIDAGFEEPRALAVSPDGLRVYASSFFSGSNTTVLSGRPGPVTSGAVPGTENVVSRVDTPTGGVNPVPNQGSQFSPPLTAGNPGFSTLIVQGTADGAWRDDAGNDWRGFLTGAGAVASGRGTAWRLPDRDVVVINATTLGIDNYQTGLMTMLMALDANPVTGDVTAVGIDSDNHRRFEPNLNGVFARVEFARFTPGQPSQNFDLNPHIDYTRSSSSEVLRQQSIGDPRAVKWHPSGDRMYVAGMGSNNLVVLDLNGQRLGQLALGQGPTGLALLADQGRGFALNRFDGTVTEFTLEPLAERSTTAFLDPTHESIRLGRPHLYDTHKGSGHGHLACASCHVDGRTDRLVWDLGKPDGENSVLHHAMKSAMRTQPLLDTIRHPNMHWRGDRSELRDFLQTFTNLQAATPINGLEIGEFEDFLSGVHFPPSPWRNENNSLPGSVLLPDNPVAATGDAVLGRQKLNACIGCHSNNLSRSDVQSNALGQSVIPPDFVQFYKRLGFNADDGNLSTSGFGFFHDGADSLMAAVPDADILAALLAFDGPDNGLAVTQLRQDSHAALGRQHTVRGTPSLADRQRINTLVGYASHPHLALVAKRHDGTRWFGYRYDAGTGFVPDRAGAVAVTVDQLVDASSAGSLTVTLVMAGTESRVGVDRDFDTVLDGDDNTPPTLASSGALTLGVNEAVDISLNGQDLDGDRLSYQVAGLPAGLSFDAASGVIRGRVATAGSAVIRATVSDGRDARTFVYPVQIGSLGTGADNASSGALSWLLLSALALLGLRRRWLG; from the coding sequence GTGACTCGATTGCACAAGGCGTTGATCACACTCGGTGTGCTCGGACTCGCTGTGGCCAGTCAGCTGGCGAACGCGGTGATTCCACCCGGTCGGTTCGTCAACGATCTGCCCGAGTGCAGCGGGGCACTGTTCGAGAGTTTGATGGAGATCGACCACGACACGGGCGACCTTCAAGACCTGATCGACAACAACGCCCTGATGGCGCGCTGCACCACTGCGCCGGCTGTCGACCCAGGCGACGCCTTCGGGCACCGGGTGCGCGTGCTCGCCGGCACCGTCAATTTCGAAAGCCCGCACGGCCACCCGCTCGATCTCACACCCGATGGCCGCCAACTGCTTGCCGTGAACACGGCCGGGCACCGGCTCGAAGTGTTCTCGGTCTCGGCCCTCGGTCTCTCTCAACGTCTGAGTGTGCCGGTCGGGCTGGACCCGGTCAGCGTGCGGGCGCGCAGCAACAGCGAAGCCTGGGTCGTCAATCGAATCAGCGACAGCATCAGCGTGGTCGACCTCGACACCGGCGACGTAGTCCGCACGCTGACAACCGGCAACGAACCGGCCGATGTCGTGTTCTCGACCGCACGTGGCCGCGCCTTCGTGAGCATCGCCGACGCCAACCAGATCGAAGTGTACGACCTCGCCGATCTCGACACGGCACCGCGTCGTATCGACGCCGGTTTCGAGGAACCCCGCGCACTCGCCGTCAGTCCGGACGGGCTGCGCGTGTACGCGTCGTCGTTCTTCAGCGGCAGCAACACCACCGTGCTCAGCGGCCGACCCGGGCCGGTCACGAGCGGTGCGGTGCCCGGTACCGAGAACGTCGTGAGCCGCGTGGATACCCCCACGGGCGGGGTCAATCCCGTCCCGAATCAGGGCAGTCAGTTCTCGCCGCCACTCACCGCGGGCAACCCGGGGTTCAGCACGCTGATCGTGCAGGGTACAGCCGACGGCGCCTGGCGTGACGACGCCGGCAATGACTGGCGCGGGTTCTTGACCGGTGCGGGAGCTGTCGCGAGCGGCCGCGGCACCGCGTGGCGCCTGCCGGACCGTGACGTGGTGGTGATCAACGCAACCACACTCGGCATCGATAACTACCAGACCGGCTTGATGACCATGCTGATGGCGTTGGACGCGAACCCGGTCACTGGCGATGTGACGGCGGTAGGCATCGATTCGGACAACCACCGGCGCTTCGAACCGAACCTCAATGGTGTGTTTGCGCGGGTCGAGTTCGCGCGCTTCACGCCCGGGCAACCGAGTCAGAATTTCGACTTGAACCCCCACATCGACTACACGCGGTCGTCGTCGAGCGAGGTGCTGCGCCAACAAAGCATCGGCGACCCGCGGGCGGTCAAGTGGCACCCGAGCGGCGACCGGATGTACGTGGCCGGGATGGGGTCCAACAACCTCGTGGTGCTCGACCTCAACGGTCAGCGCCTGGGCCAACTCGCGCTTGGGCAGGGCCCGACCGGACTTGCACTTCTTGCCGATCAGGGGCGTGGTTTTGCGCTCAATCGCTTCGACGGTACCGTCACCGAATTCACCCTGGAGCCGCTGGCGGAGCGCAGCACCACCGCGTTTCTCGACCCGACGCACGAGTCCATTCGACTTGGCAGGCCACACCTCTACGACACGCACAAGGGCTCGGGTCACGGTCACCTCGCCTGTGCGAGTTGCCACGTTGACGGTCGCACCGACCGCCTGGTTTGGGACCTCGGAAAGCCCGATGGCGAGAACAGTGTGTTGCACCACGCGATGAAGAGTGCGATGCGCACCCAGCCGCTGCTCGACACCATTCGCCACCCCAACATGCACTGGCGTGGCGATCGCAGCGAGCTTCGCGACTTCTTGCAAACCTTCACTAATTTGCAAGCCGCGACCCCGATCAATGGCCTTGAGATCGGCGAGTTCGAAGACTTCCTGTCCGGTGTGCATTTTCCGCCTAGCCCCTGGCGCAACGAAAACAACAGCCTGCCCGGCAGTGTGCTGTTGCCGGACAATCCGGTGGCGGCGACCGGTGACGCCGTGTTGGGCCGACAGAAACTGAACGCCTGCATCGGCTGCCACAGCAACAACCTCAGTCGCAGCGACGTGCAATCGAACGCGTTGGGTCAGAGTGTGATCCCGCCGGACTTCGTGCAGTTCTACAAGCGCCTCGGTTTCAACGCTGACGACGGCAACCTGTCAACCAGCGGATTCGGTTTTTTTCACGATGGCGCCGACAGCCTGATGGCGGCCGTACCGGACGCCGACATCCTCGCCGCCCTGCTGGCGTTCGACGGACCGGACAATGGCCTGGCCGTGACCCAGTTGCGACAGGACAGCCACGCGGCGCTCGGACGCCAGCACACGGTTCGCGGTACGCCCTCGTTGGCCGACCGGCAGCGGATCAACACGCTGGTCGGCTACGCCAGTCACCCGCACCTGGCGCTCGTGGCCAAGCGCCACGACGGCACACGGTGGTTCGGGTACCGGTACGACGCCGGCACGGGTTTCGTCCCCGACCGCGCGGGCGCCGTCGCCGTGACGGTTGATCAGCTGGTGGACGCCAGCAGCGCCGGCAGTCTGACCGTGACCCTCGTGATGGCCGGCACCGAGTCTCGGGTCGGTGTTGACCGCGACTTCGACACGGTGTTGGACGGCGACGACAACACGCCACCGACCCTGGCCAGCTCGGGTGCGCTCACACTGGGTGTCAACGAGGCCGTCGACATCAGCCTCAATGGCCAGGACCTCGACGGCGACAGACTCAGCTACCAGGTCGCGGGTTTGCCGGCCGGGTTGAGCTTCGACGCCGCGAGCGGTGTGATTCGCGGCCGCGTGGCCACCGCCGGCTCGGCGGTGATCCGCGCCACCGTGTCTGACGGGCGCGATGCACGCACCTTCGTCTATCCGGTGCAAATCGGCAGCCTGGGCACGGGCGCCGACAACGCGAGTTCGGGTGCGCTGTCGTGGTTGCTGCTGAGTGCGTTGGCATTGCTCGGATTGCGTCGCAGGTGGCTTGGGTGA
- the flhF gene encoding flagellar biosynthesis protein FlhF — protein MKIKRTVAADMRAAMQIIRDTHGPEAVILSKRTVAGGIEVVSAIDVDANDVPSAAAPAPRAARPERTSRGGTIAELESEITAATSADKADANRTVVRAAQLLESAKAARRAFASGLSAERSTTPNDTPSSADAEADVPSFEQRLAMARAEAAASSRAVGRSAETAPTTSAPVDAVSAEAPASDAVPTAPSVAAAPSATPAQTSEVHAELKRLRQLMSQQLAIMGWQAQVERSPASVALLRDLHALGFHAPLSQRVSQALSLQADPDTNWQLARHWLAARLPVSDCNPLSDPGVSAVFGGSGVGKTSTVVKIASQFALAEGTESVVLVSTDTERVGGNASLGAFANVLGMPVHTVNTLEELDPLLRDLRDRYARVLIDTGNGSRNRALALELADIAERAEIAMQHYLVMAANASAGSSLELLGALGRSLPVATILTKLDEARELGSVFSTVIEHQLPIAAVSAGSRIPDDIERVETEHLIQRCEQAPAAREAASSLSEPALVARYGGAQ, from the coding sequence ATGAAGATCAAGCGTACGGTGGCAGCAGACATGCGCGCGGCGATGCAAATCATCCGCGACACGCATGGCCCCGAGGCGGTCATCCTGAGCAAGCGGACGGTTGCCGGCGGCATCGAAGTGGTGTCGGCAATCGACGTTGATGCCAACGACGTCCCGTCGGCCGCAGCGCCCGCCCCCCGCGCCGCGCGGCCCGAACGGACCAGCCGCGGCGGCACCATCGCCGAGCTCGAAAGCGAGATAACCGCCGCCACCAGCGCTGACAAGGCCGATGCCAACCGCACGGTTGTGCGTGCCGCGCAGCTGCTCGAGTCGGCCAAAGCGGCGCGACGTGCGTTCGCGTCCGGCTTGAGCGCAGAGCGCAGCACAACCCCGAACGACACACCGAGCTCGGCCGATGCCGAGGCCGATGTGCCAAGCTTCGAGCAGCGCCTGGCGATGGCGCGGGCTGAGGCCGCGGCGTCCTCGCGCGCGGTCGGGCGATCTGCTGAGACCGCGCCCACGACATCGGCGCCGGTCGACGCGGTCAGTGCTGAAGCGCCCGCGTCCGATGCCGTGCCCACGGCGCCGAGCGTGGCCGCGGCCCCGTCGGCCACGCCCGCACAGACGTCCGAGGTGCACGCGGAGTTGAAACGGCTTCGGCAACTCATGTCGCAGCAACTCGCGATCATGGGCTGGCAGGCGCAGGTCGAACGCAGTCCCGCCAGCGTGGCGCTGTTGCGTGACCTCCACGCCCTGGGTTTCCACGCACCGCTGTCGCAACGCGTCAGCCAGGCGCTGTCGCTGCAGGCCGACCCCGATACCAACTGGCAGCTCGCACGCCACTGGCTTGCGGCGCGCCTGCCGGTGTCTGACTGCAACCCCCTGAGCGACCCTGGTGTCTCCGCGGTGTTCGGAGGATCCGGTGTTGGCAAGACCAGCACGGTCGTGAAGATTGCGTCCCAATTCGCGTTGGCCGAGGGCACCGAGTCGGTGGTGCTGGTCAGCACGGACACCGAGCGGGTGGGCGGCAACGCCAGCCTGGGGGCGTTTGCCAACGTGCTGGGCATGCCCGTGCACACGGTCAACACGCTCGAGGAGCTCGACCCGTTGTTGCGCGATCTGCGCGACCGCTATGCGCGCGTGCTGATCGACACCGGCAATGGCAGCCGAAACCGCGCGCTTGCGCTCGAGCTTGCCGACATCGCCGAGCGCGCCGAGATCGCCATGCAGCACTACCTGGTCATGGCGGCCAACGCCTCGGCCGGCAGCAGTCTGGAGTTGTTGGGTGCCCTGGGACGCAGTCTGCCGGTCGCCACCATCCTGACCAAATTGGACGAAGCACGCGAGCTCGGCAGCGTGTTTTCGACAGTGATCGAACATCAATTGCCGATCGCGGCCGTGAGTGCCGGGTCACGTATACCGGACGACATAGAGCGAGTGGAAACGGAACATCTGATACAGCGGTGCGAGCAGGCACCGGCGGCGCGTGAAGCAGCCAGCTCGCTGTCCGAGCCGGCGCTGGTGGCGCGTTACGGGGGAGCACAGTGA
- a CDS encoding P-loop NTPase — protein MRLDKPVKVIAVTGGKGGIGKTNLAANLAVALAKGGRKTLLVDADLGLANVDVLLNLQPRFNLGHVLRGERTLAEIVTPGPAGLQVVPAASGNRLLAQLGTAENAGLVRAFSDLTQQLDVMVIDTAAGVGESVGLLCAASRHVLVMVCDDPASITDAYATIKVLNREHGLEHFLVVANRVDSVQQGREVFHRLQRVANKFLSVRLELVSVVPHDTQLERAVRQQRPVIEAYPRSRAATAIAKLAKKMDALSLPQHPRGDLEFFVERLVRHSANGANAV, from the coding sequence CTGCGCCTCGACAAACCCGTCAAGGTAATCGCGGTAACCGGCGGCAAAGGCGGTATCGGCAAGACCAACCTGGCGGCAAACCTTGCCGTTGCACTCGCCAAGGGCGGGCGCAAGACCCTGCTCGTCGATGCGGATCTCGGTTTGGCCAACGTGGATGTGCTGCTCAATTTGCAACCGCGGTTCAACCTCGGTCACGTGCTGCGTGGGGAACGCACGCTTGCGGAGATTGTCACCCCCGGCCCTGCAGGGCTCCAGGTGGTGCCAGCCGCCTCCGGAAACCGCCTGCTGGCGCAACTGGGCACGGCTGAGAACGCAGGTCTGGTACGGGCCTTCAGCGACCTGACCCAACAGCTTGACGTCATGGTCATCGACACCGCTGCGGGCGTGGGTGAATCGGTCGGCCTGCTGTGTGCTGCATCACGACACGTGCTCGTCATGGTCTGTGACGACCCGGCATCCATTACCGACGCCTACGCCACGATCAAGGTACTCAACCGCGAACACGGTCTGGAACACTTCTTGGTTGTTGCCAACAGAGTTGACTCGGTTCAGCAGGGGCGCGAAGTGTTTCACCGTTTGCAACGGGTCGCAAACAAGTTTCTGTCGGTTCGCCTCGAACTGGTGTCCGTCGTGCCACACGACACGCAATTGGAGCGTGCGGTGCGACAGCAGCGGCCGGTTATCGAAGCGTACCCACGAAGTCGCGCCGCCACGGCGATTGCAAAACTAGCTAAAAAAATGGATGCACTGTCACTGCCGCAACACCCCCGAGGTGACCTCGAGTTCTTCGTCGAGCGGCTGGTCCGTCACAGTGCCAATGGGGCCAACGCGGTATGA
- a CDS encoding ABC transporter ATP-binding protein, producing MLTASPEPQPTSPAHLAFDAVCVRLGGQDIVRTVSFDLSAGEIGCLLGPSGCGKTTILRAIAGLERIDAGSIQLGGEELCSASRHVPTELRGVGMVFQDLALFPHLDITANIGFSLAAQPRNARKARVEQLLRLIDLPNAGKRFPHELSGGQQQRVALARAIANRPALLLMDEPFSGQDAERREMLARDVRDLLKLEGITALVVTHDQLEAFAIADTIGVMNAGQIAQWDVAYTLYHEPADRFVANFIGEGVLLCGSVMNAHALMTELGEIPLQTPSPFEVNTPIELLVRPDDVVLDERSAYTGDVVERKFRGSEHLYTVRLPGSTRVLCAAPSHLDRRVGEQIGVRLALDHLVVFRRDATLEAPV from the coding sequence ATGCTCACAGCGTCTCCAGAGCCCCAGCCCACGTCGCCTGCTCACCTTGCGTTCGACGCCGTCTGCGTGCGGCTCGGCGGGCAGGATATAGTCCGAACGGTCAGTTTCGATTTGTCTGCTGGCGAGATCGGGTGTTTGCTCGGGCCCTCGGGTTGCGGCAAGACCACGATCCTGCGCGCCATTGCCGGGCTCGAGCGTATCGATGCCGGATCCATCCAACTGGGCGGGGAGGAACTCTGCAGCGCCTCGCGGCACGTGCCCACCGAGCTACGCGGTGTCGGTATGGTGTTCCAGGATCTGGCGCTGTTCCCGCACCTCGACATCACCGCCAACATCGGCTTCAGTCTGGCCGCACAGCCGCGCAATGCGCGAAAGGCACGTGTCGAGCAGCTGCTCCGGTTGATCGACCTGCCCAACGCCGGAAAGCGCTTTCCGCACGAGCTGTCAGGCGGCCAGCAGCAGCGGGTCGCACTCGCGCGGGCCATCGCCAACCGACCGGCCTTGCTGCTGATGGATGAACCCTTCAGTGGCCAGGACGCCGAGCGACGGGAAATGCTCGCGCGGGATGTGCGAGACCTCCTCAAGCTCGAGGGCATCACCGCATTGGTGGTCACCCACGATCAACTCGAAGCCTTTGCGATTGCCGACACCATCGGCGTGATGAATGCCGGCCAGATCGCACAGTGGGACGTTGCCTACACGCTCTACCACGAACCCGCCGACCGCTTCGTTGCAAACTTCATCGGCGAGGGCGTGTTGCTCTGTGGCAGCGTGATGAACGCGCACGCGTTGATGACCGAACTCGGCGAAATTCCGCTGCAGACACCCTCGCCTTTCGAGGTCAACACGCCGATCGAGCTGCTGGTGCGACCGGATGACGTGGTGCTGGACGAGCGGTCGGCGTACACGGGCGACGTGGTCGAACGCAAATTCCGCGGCTCCGAACACCTCTACACCGTGCGCTTGCCCGGCAGCACACGCGTGCTGTGCGCCGCGCCGAGTCACCTCGATCGTCGGGTGGGTGAGCAGATCGGCGTGCGACTGGCGCTCGATCACCTCGTCGTGTTTCGCCGCGACGCGACGCTGGAAGCGCCGGTCTGA
- a CDS encoding RNA polymerase sigma factor FliA, translating to MNAHAMYTQIKSLDNEDLVTKNANLVKRIAFHMMNRLPPSVQAEDLIQAGMIGLIEAAKHYDPKQGASFETYAGIRIRGAMLDEIRRSDWTPRSVHRKSREAAEALRKIEQEGGRDASDAEVAETMGISLSDYHQILSESTSARVFSFDQPDENTGETIALPQADVDSPEESFVDGAFKKALAETIKNLPERESLVMSLYYDDELNLREIGEILGVSESRVCQIHGQAMVRLRARLAEWTRRD from the coding sequence ATGAATGCGCACGCAATGTACACCCAGATCAAGAGTCTGGACAACGAAGACCTCGTAACCAAGAACGCCAATCTGGTCAAGCGCATCGCATTCCACATGATGAATCGGCTGCCGCCGAGCGTGCAGGCCGAGGACCTGATTCAGGCTGGCATGATCGGGTTGATCGAGGCTGCAAAGCACTACGATCCCAAGCAGGGCGCCAGCTTCGAAACCTATGCCGGCATCCGCATCCGCGGTGCCATGCTCGATGAGATTCGTCGGTCCGACTGGACCCCGCGGTCGGTGCACCGCAAATCACGCGAGGCAGCCGAGGCGTTGCGCAAGATCGAGCAGGAGGGTGGCCGCGATGCGAGCGACGCCGAGGTGGCCGAGACCATGGGTATCTCGCTGTCGGACTACCACCAGATCCTGAGTGAATCCACGTCGGCCCGTGTGTTCAGCTTCGATCAGCCGGACGAGAACACCGGCGAGACCATTGCCTTGCCGCAGGCAGATGTCGACAGCCCGGAGGAGTCCTTCGTCGACGGCGCATTCAAGAAAGCGCTCGCAGAGACGATCAAGAACTTACCGGAGCGCGAAAGCCTGGTGATGTCTCTCTACTACGACGACGAACTCAATCTCAGAGAGATCGGTGAGATTCTCGGGGTCAGTGAATCCCGGGTGTGTCAAATTCATGGCCAAGCCATGGTACGGTTGCGCGCACGACTGGCGGAGTGGACTCGTCGCGACTGA